The following DNA comes from Bryobacteraceae bacterium.
GCGAGGACGACGCGCTGTTTATTGAGAACCACCCGCTGGCCGGGGCGGAGACCTTCACGCTCGAGGCGATCTTTCGTCCCGATGGCGGCCAGCACGAACAGCGCTGGTTCCACCTGAGCGAACTGGACCCGGCGACAGGCAAGGATACGGATAACCGGATGCTATTCGAGATCCGCGTCGTCGGCAGCCAGTGGTATCTCGATAGCTTCAACCAGTCCGGCGCCGAGGGCAAGGCGTTGATGAACCGCGAGGCGCTGCATCCGCTGGGCCGGTTTCATCACGCCGCCTCGGTGTACGACGGAACCGAGTTCCGGAATTATGTCAACGGCAAGCTCGAAGGCTCGGCGAAGATCCACCTCGCGCCGCACGCCGGCGGGCACACATCGGCGGGCGTCCGCATCAACAAGGTGCACTTCTTCAAGGGCGCGATTCACAAGGCACGCTTCACGCCGCGCGCGCTCGGGCCCGAAGAGTTTCTCAAAGTCCGCTAACACCCACGCCCTCCGGCAAGTGCGGTCTAATAAGACCTGGAAGCGCACTAACCGGGAGATAGCGATGACGAAGTATGTTGTCCTTGCCGTAACCCTCTGCGCGGCTGTGCCCGCCCAGCAAACCCCCAACCCTCAACCAGAGCAACGGCAGAAGACGGGAACCATCGAAGGGCGCGTCGTCGACGCCAAAACCGGTGCGCCCCTGCGACGCGCCAACGTGATGCTCCGGCCCTTCCTCTCCGGTTCCGCGAACACCGCCGGTGTGATGGCGGCGGCGAGTGAGGCGCCCTACGGAGCCACGACGGGCGAGGATGGCAAGTTCCGCATTTCCCTCGTCGATCCGGGCGCCTACCGCCTGACCGCGGACCGCCGCGGATACTCTGCCGCCGCCTACGGAGCCAGAGGCCGCTCGCCCATGGGGACCAGTCTCCGCGTCGACGCCGGCGCCCGGCTCCAGGGCATCGACGTCAAGTTGCTGCCGCAGGCTGTCATCGCCGGCCGCGTTGTCGACGAAGAGGGCGAGCCGATGGATCGCGTTCAGATTCAGGTTCTCGAACGCCGATTCATTCGCGGAAAGGCCCAGTGGGCGCCGGTTGGCTATGGAATTACGCTCGATACCGGCGACTACCGGGTGGCCGGGTTGAGGCCCGGACGGTACTGGGTCAGCGCTCTGCTCCGGACGCCAGCCTCGATGAGCCGGCCTCCGCGAAGAACGGACGGCGAGCCCGAGGAGTCGTATGTTTTCACTTACTATCCCGGGGCTGCTGGCATGAACGAGGCGCACCCGGTGGAACTCGCCGCCGGACAGGAGATGGCCGGTGCGGATATCTCGATGCGGAAGTCGCGCGTGTATCGGATCCGCGGGAAGGTGCTCGGCGAAAACGTACGATTCTCTCGAGTGATGCTGACCCCGCGCGACAATTCGCAAATGCCCTACGGCGCGATTTCGTCGTTTGGCGGACCGATCATGAAGCAAGATGGCGTCTTCGAGATCGGAGACGTCGCCCCTGGTTCCTACTATGTCGCCTACTCAGGACCGCGCAACACGGGCGGCCGCGTCCCGGTCGAGGTCGTCGACGGCGATGTTGACAACGTAGTCATCGCGCTCGCCAAGAATGGCAGCATGACCGGCGAATTGCGCGTCGAGAGCGGCTATGCCGGGCCCAAACCGGACTTGTCGACAAT
Coding sequences within:
- a CDS encoding LamG domain-containing protein, with translation MKRVLLLAAAATLAAWQSGSIVWNFDSLTSIGGHKTTVVGDPKVIDTPLGKAVLFDGEDDALFIENHPLAGAETFTLEAIFRPDGGQHEQRWFHLSELDPATGKDTDNRMLFEIRVVGSQWYLDSFNQSGAEGKALMNREALHPLGRFHHAASVYDGTEFRNYVNGKLEGSAKIHLAPHAGGHTSAGVRINKVHFFKGAIHKARFTPRALGPEEFLKVR
- a CDS encoding carboxypeptidase-like regulatory domain-containing protein — translated: MTKYVVLAVTLCAAVPAQQTPNPQPEQRQKTGTIEGRVVDAKTGAPLRRANVMLRPFLSGSANTAGVMAAASEAPYGATTGEDGKFRISLVDPGAYRLTADRRGYSAAAYGARGRSPMGTSLRVDAGARLQGIDVKLLPQAVIAGRVVDEEGEPMDRVQIQVLERRFIRGKAQWAPVGYGITLDTGDYRVAGLRPGRYWVSALLRTPASMSRPPRRTDGEPEESYVFTYYPGAAGMNEAHPVELAAGQEMAGADISMRKSRVYRIRGKVLGENVRFSRVMLTPRDNSQMPYGAISSFGGPIMKQDGVFEIGDVAPGSYYVAYSGPRNTGGRVPVEVVDGDVDNVVIALAKNGSMTGELRVESGYAGPKPDLSTIRVQLAPVEPVPFGYSGAQVAADGTFTIENVLPGSVRVSTGGLPDGFWVRAIRYGDADVLSEPLELTGEVAGSLEILIAPGTARIAGVVRNDKQEPLAGAMVTIVPDPNSAHRQDLRRTVNADQDGRFSLAGVAPGKYQLFAWEEVDSERLPDPEFLTRFESNAKKIELKREAQEQVTLDAISAEDAAVP